The DNA segment CGCTCGACGGCGGCGGGCGAGGTGCAGTACTGGATCGACTGGAGTGCCAGCGAGCGGACGGTCATAGGCGCCTCACAGCCACGGCAGCAGCAGCGAGAGCGCGCTGCGCGCCTCGTTGGTGAGCGTGCGCCCCGACCGCAGCAGCGGAACGAGCTGGCCGAGGCTCAGCCAGTGCGTGCCGGCCGGAGCCCGCTCAGGCTCGGCGACCCGCAGCAGGGTGTAGCGGCTGGCATCGTGCAGGAACCGCCCGCCCTCGTCGGACTGCCGCACGGTGGCGATCACCGCATCGGCGCCGCCCCGCTGCGGCTCGGGGCGGCGCACTCCCGGCGGGCGCACGACGGTCGCCGTGAGCTCGACCCGGTCGAGCAGACCCGGCTCGGCGACGGCGGTGAGCCCGAACAGCGGATGCGGGCCGCGGTCATCGACCCACAGCTCGACGAGCCCCTCCCCCGCGCTGTCGACGATGGGCTGGTCCCAGCGCTCGACCTCGCGACCGCGGCAGTGCACGGCCACCTGCCGCACGCGGAAGGCGCCGGCACCGCGCGGCGACACCCCCTCGTCGTCCAGCACCCAGCCCTCGAGCAGGTCGAGCGCGACCGGATGCGCCACACCGGCCGCCCGCCGTGCCGCGGCGAGGGCATCCCGAACCGCGTCGGTGTCGGCGGGGGCGGCGAGCGAGGCGGCCAAGCGCGCGCTCCAGTCGTCGCGCCGGCGGGTGAAGGGAGCGCGGCCGACGAGGTCCGCCCAGTCGGCGGTGACGAGCACTGAGCGCGCGTCGGTGTTGACGAGCCAGTCGTGGTCGAGCAGCTCGAGCAGGGCGTCGACCGCCAGCCACCGGTGGGTCGGGCCGTTGTCGAGCGCCCGCACCGCGTCGGCGATCACGTTGGCGTTGAGCTTGCCGGCGAACCGGGTGCCCTGCTCGCTGCCGAGCACCCGCGACCGCTCGCGCACCGCGTCAGAGGCGAACTCGCGGCTGAAGGGCGGCGGCTGCCCGCCGTGCACGCGGTCGGCGTTGCTCGCGGTGGCCTGCACCGTGGGCGCGAGCTGAGCGCCGCCGACGTTGCCCGGCTCGACCTTGGCGTGCACGAGCACCTCACGGCGGGCATCCCCGCGCAGCAGGAACCCGAGGGTGCCGATCTCGCGCTGCTCGAGCAACGGCTGGTCGCCCTCCGGGGTGCGCACGCCGACGACCCGGAAGAACCGGTCGGTACGGTGCCGGATCGCTCCGTCGCGCAGCGCCCAGTCGGCGCTGTCGCCGAGACGGAGGGCTTCGATCCGGAGGTCGGCGTCGGCCGCCACCTCGCCCAACCAGCGAACGAGCTCGTCGCTGTCGGAGGTCACGGTCGCGCCGGGATCAGCCGAACCAGAGCGCGAGCTCGCGCGCGGCGGTCTCGGGCGAGTCGGAGCCGTGCACGAGGTTCTGCTGCACACGCAGCCCCCAGTCACGGCCGAGGTCGCCGCGGATCGTGCCGGGCGCGGCCGTCGTCGGGTCGGTCGTGCCGGCCAGCGAGCGGAAGCCCTCGATGACGCGGTTGCCGGCGACACGCGCGGCGACGACGGGGCCCGA comes from the Microcella frigidaquae genome and includes:
- the ndk gene encoding nucleoside-diphosphate kinase, with translation MTTPVEETLVLIKPDGVARNLTGEILRRIEAKGYQLVDLRMVQPSRDLLAAHYAEHEGKPFYEPLIEFMESGPVVAARVAGNRVIEGFRSLAGTTDPTTAAPGTIRGDLGRDWGLRVQQNLVHGSDSPETAARELALWFG
- a CDS encoding NDP-hexose 2,3-dehydratase family protein, whose product is MTSDSDELVRWLGEVAADADLRIEALRLGDSADWALRDGAIRHRTDRFFRVVGVRTPEGDQPLLEQREIGTLGFLLRGDARREVLVHAKVEPGNVGGAQLAPTVQATASNADRVHGGQPPPFSREFASDAVRERSRVLGSEQGTRFAGKLNANVIADAVRALDNGPTHRWLAVDALLELLDHDWLVNTDARSVLVTADWADLVGRAPFTRRRDDWSARLAASLAAPADTDAVRDALAAARRAAGVAHPVALDLLEGWVLDDEGVSPRGAGAFRVRQVAVHCRGREVERWDQPIVDSAGEGLVELWVDDRGPHPLFGLTAVAEPGLLDRVELTATVVRPPGVRRPEPQRGGADAVIATVRQSDEGGRFLHDASRYTLLRVAEPERAPAGTHWLSLGQLVPLLRSGRTLTNEARSALSLLLPWL